A region from the Onthophagus taurus isolate NC chromosome 8, IU_Otau_3.0, whole genome shotgun sequence genome encodes:
- the LOC139431301 gene encoding uncharacterized protein — MNRLAQEAGGKLGIEWLFNPPASPNFNGLSEAGVKSVKSHIQRVIGNQVLTFEEFYTLLTQVESVLNSRPLHPLSSDPNDLQPLTPGHFLLLSPLNTEIPHLDFQNVPHSRLSRWELVQAMLQHFWKRWSLEYLHTLQQRTKWTTNIPNPAPNTLVLIRNDNLPPLKWDLARIVCCHPGPDGVVRVVTLRTAHGQLQRPVSKICPLPMDISTDHST; from the coding sequence ATGAATCGATTGGCACAGGAGGCGGGTGGTAAACTTGGGATCGAATGGCTCTTCAACCCTCCTGCATCGCCTAACTTCAATGGACTTAGCGAAGCTGGAGTTAAGTCCGTGAAATCACATATACAGAGGGTCATAGGGAACCAAGTACTAACTTTCGAGGAATTTTATACCCTTCTCACGCAAGTTGAATCCGTTTTAAATTCTCGACCTCTTCACCCACTCAGCTCCGATCCTAATGATCTCCAACCCCTCACACCAGGtcatttcttattattatcacCACTGAACACTGAAATACCTCATCTAGATTTTCAGAATGTACCACACAGCAGATTGTCACGATGGGAACTGGTACAAGCCATGCTGCAACATTTCTGGAAACGATGGTCTCTCGAATATCTACACACGCTACAACAGAGGACTAAATGGACCACTAACATTCCCAACCCGGCTCCGAACACTTTGGTTTTAATCCGGAACGACAACTTACCTCCACTGAAATGGGATTTGGCACGTATTGTTTGTTGTCATCCGGGTCCGGATGGTGTCGTACGCGTGGTGACATTACGCACTGCGCATGGTCAACTGCAACGGCCGGTATCGAAGATATGTCCGTTACCGATGGACATATCGACTGATCATTCGACTTAG
- the LOC111418468 gene encoding uncharacterized protein, whose translation MTVLLPVAELDIQDRFGRYHRVRALIDSCSMINFITEDLQNRLQLVRSVHSVPIEGLNSMSSTCNKGSVECYVKPCDVYQPILRFTAVISQRICSTDPIVAVDVSKYSHLQDLVIHKTQTLPGPIDLLLGAELVPYILTGDRRAGAMNEPAALGSIFGWLLMGKSADLPSPISQLSLLIEPSTDVCLQKFWELEQIKETTPVTLEDTQSENHFISTHSRTADGRFMVALPFKNTNLELGESYSQALRRFIYLEKRLIKNSEIFKKYKEFMNDYLLKNHMSLIGKEDHHNKNAYYIPHHYVLNSSAKLRVVFDASAKTSTGNSLNDLLLPGPKLQNDISSILIKFRCYPIAFMCDIQQMYRQILIVPHHRDYQRILWRDYKSGELNEYQLNTVTYGVSSAPYLALRTIQELARLNAAQFPEASRVLLHDMYVDDVVTGSFSVRDALDLQNQIINIMLLAGFKLAKGASNEPKLLKNVSADLRVKPVSLDNREDGVVKVLGLHWEQYNDNFGFSYQPRDHLCSKRAILSNIARIFDPLGLITPCILAAKCLMQRLWLEKLNWDDLPSEEIQNYWTQYQFQIPMLSQLKIPRLILPAKDLHVELHLFSDASSVGYCAVAYLRYILPNNNISVSLICAKSRVAPLKTISLPRLELCGAVLLANMVKFILSNISGIVQPEIFAWSDSMVVLHWLDSSPHRWKTFVANRTSHIQDILPGNRWRYVQSKDNPADPGSRGLLPSEMIRCKL comes from the coding sequence ATGACAGTTCTTCTACCTGTTGCTGAGTTGGACATCCAAGACCGTTTTGGAAGATACCATAGAGTAAGAGCTTTGATCGATTCTTGCAGCATGATCAACTTCATCACAGAAGACCTTCAAAACCGACTCCAACTTGTTCGAAGTGTTCACTCTGTACCCATTGAGGGCTTGAACAGCATGTCTTCTACTTGTAATAAAGGCTCCGTTGAATGTTATGTTAAACCATGCGATGTGTACCAACCTATACTACGATTCACAGCTGTCATAAGTCAACGCATATGCTCAACTGATCCCATTGTAGCCGTTGATGTTTCTAAGTATTCACATTTACAAGACCTCGTCATTCATAAAACCCAAACATTACCAGGACCTATTGATTTACTATTGGGAGCTGAACTGGTCCCTTATATCCTCACTGGTGATCGTCGTGCTGGTGCCATGAATGAACCGGCAGCTTTGGGATCAATTTTCGGATGGCTTTTAATGGGAAAATCCGCTGATTTACCTTCTCCAATATCTCAATTGTCACTTTTGATTGAACCATCGACTGACGTCTGCCTTCAGAAGTTTTGGGAGCTTGAACAGATAAAAGAAACTACTCCAGTTACTCTAGAAGATACTCAAAGCGAGAATCACTTCATATCAACGCACAGCCGTACCGCTGATGGTCGATTTATGGTAGCTCTACCCTTTAAAAATACTAACCTAGAATTAGGTGAATCATATTCCCAGGCGCTGCGACGTTTCATATACTTAGAAAAAAGGTTGATTAAGAATTCTGAAATTTTCAAGAAGTACAAGGAATTTATGAACGATTATCTTCTAAAGAACCACATGTCTCTGATTGGCAAAGAAGATCACCACAACAAGAACGCTTATTATATCCCTCATCATTATGTCCTTAATTCCTCAGCCAAACTCCGTGTGGTCTTTGATGCATCTGCAAAAACTTCTACCGGAAATTCGTTGAACGATCTTTTGTTGCCTGGTCCCAAACTTCAAAACGATATAAGTTCAATTCTAATCAAGTTTCGATGTTACCCGATTGCCTTCATGTGTGACATTCAACAAATGTATCGACAAATCTTAATCGTTCCTCATCATCGCGATTATCAGCGCATCTTATGGAGAGATTATAAAAGTGGTGAACTTAATGAATACCAATTAAATACCGTTACCTACGGAGTTTCTTCTGCTCCGTACTTGGCCTTGCGTACTATCCAAGAGCTTGCGCGGCTTAATGCAGCACAATTTCCTGAAGCTTCCCGCGTATTATTACACGACATGTACGTTGATGATGTTGTGACGGGAAGTTTTTCGGTTCGTGACGCGTTGGACttgcaaaatcaaattataaacattatgtTGTTGGCTGGTTTTAAGTTAGCTAAGGGTGCAAGTAACGAAcctaaactattaaaaaacgtTAGTGCCGATCTTCGTGTAAAACCGGTATCATTAGATAATAGAGAAGATGGTGTCGTCAAGGTTCTGGGTCTCCACTGGGAGCAATATAACGACAATTTTGGGTTCTCTTATCAACCTCGTGATCACCTCTGCAGTAAAAGGGCTATATTATCCAATATCGCACGCATCTTTGATCCCCTTGGTTTAATTACGCCATGTATTCTCGCTGCAAAATGCCTCATGCAACGATTATGGttagaaaaattgaattggGACGATCTCCCTTCcgaggaaattcaaaattattggaCTCAATATCAGTTTCAAATCCCAATGTTGTCACAGTTGAAGATTCCCAGGCTAATTCTTCCCGCTAAAGATTTACACGTTGAGCTCCATCTGTTTTCTGATGCATCTTCGGTTGGGTACTGTGCGGTGGCGTACCTTCGATACATTTTGCCTAATAACAATATTAGTGTCAGTTTGATTTGTGCCAAGTCTAGAGTAGCTCCGCTAAAAACTATTTCGTTACCTCGACTGGAACTCTGTGGCGCCGTCCTGTTGGCTAATATGGTGAAATTCATCTTATCAAATATCTCCGGTATCGTTCAACCTGAGATCTTCGCATGGTCCGATTCAATGGTGGTGCTGCACTGGCTCGATTCGTCTCCTCACCGATGGAAAACTTTTGTGGCGAACCGTACCAGTCATATTCAGGATATTTTACCTGGAAATCGTTGGCGTTATGTACAATCAAAAGATAATCCCGCCGATCCTGGTTCAAGAGGACTTTTACCTTCCGAGATGATACGATGTAAATTATGA